AAGCTAATAGGACGTCCTATAAAAAGTTGAATATATATGATGGGAACCAAAATCAAGAAGCTAATGTTTGTTTCATTTCACCCACTAGACATGGTCAAGCAACTTGGCCAACATCGTTGTTGCAGCTGAGCTTCTTGCTTCATGGGGTTTTGGACATGCATCACCCAAGCTCAATGACTCGAAGTTCGTCCCTTTTACAGTTACCTTGGCTTGATATCCACCTTCAAAATAATTCGAAAGGGTAATGTTAGTTTTTGcactattttcttgtttctaCGATACCCAAGTACGAGTAACTTAGTTCTAGACAACATGTTACAGTCACAGAACAATCATCCCTCGAAAGCCTCATCATTTCAACATGTTCCAGTCACAGAACAATCATCCCTCGAAAGCCTCATCATTTCGGGTTAAGGGACAAGCTTATCAATTATActgtattaaattatataccAATTCCGACTGCATGTTGAAGTTAAAAGAGTTTACCATCTGATGGGAATACTTGGTAAGTTGGCAATACCCAGTTCTTGTCTTTGCATATACCATCCAGCTCCTGCGcaatgagaaaaatattgatCATtatataccttttttttttattcatgacAACGCAATCTAGCCAGTTATAGAAATTGTGAAACTTGTTCGGAGTGGTATTTAAATAACATGAGAATTCAGTGGGTATTTTTAGGTCAAGTTAGCTAAATAATCTGCGCATGCATAATATACTAAACAATGGTAAAGCCTGTAAGTTCCAATTACGACTTATGGCCTCAGCTACCACTTTATGGGGGCTTTTGGAGCATATGAGAACTGGTCAATACAAAAAGACCACATGATATATTACCACATTTTAATTTTCGGATTGCCGATAATGAATGTCTTTACATCTTACCCCAGAGATAATTGTAGTTTTAGTTTCTTATGGATCTATCATAAAGATCACATCCAAATTTTGGTTCTTATACCCATATCCAACATACCAGGCTCTGAATTCATAGATGGAAAGAAAAGTTGAGGACATTTGATTAAACTTGCCTGACATGGATTATGCTTGCTGGATGCTTCCTCTGAGGATCTGCTTCGTTTTTTGCACTGGGCCCAACATGGGTCTTCGTAATCTTTGGAAGTCCTCTCTTCGCCAGTACTTTCTGGACATGCATCATTACAACCTTCTATGAccaaatctaattttaattccaaatcaTCTTCACCACCTATACAAAGTTGGAAAACATATTACCAAATCAGCTTCGAGTTAATTAAAGTTACTTCCAAATCTAAAAGTAATGACAATTTGGAAAGAAGAGCTAAGAAATCCAATGACTAAATATTAATCCAACTACAACAGTAGGAAAAAGTAGAGACTAGGATCTATGGATCTAAAACCAGTACTGCTCTCAACGAATATGATATCCAACATTGTGAATTAATCGAAAAAGGGCAATGCTTTTGTGTATAAATCCACTCTCACTATAGAGAAACACAAGGTAATCGCATTTACGTAAAATCACCTAATAATATCTTGACCttctttcatatatataaacttgaaCCGGTGTAAGACTTATTAAGTTTGTAAAGATACCATTCAAGATTGTTTGCATTTTTTTATCACATTGAGCAATCTCATCTCCAATTTTGCGAAGCTGAAGAACCTGCAGATACAAACCAAAATACCAAAGAGAATATATAATCAAGTAATCCatcaacaaaaaagaaaggagCACAAATCACTTCAAAATGGGACTTTTAAAAGATGGATTATAATGTTGTGAATTAAATATATGGTCTACGGCTGCATGCTAGTAAAATCTTTGTGCGTCAAATATTTGAAGGTGGCATGGCATTCATCATTTGAACAAAAGAAAATCATACCAGTTTATCCCTTTTATTAAGTAGAACTCTCAGAGCAGTTTTCGACAAGACATGATCCTTTGACGCGATGGCATTGTGTAGTTTGGCTGAACATTTGGAGTTGGATTCACATATAACCGAAGCATGATTACCCATAAGTATCCCAGCTTGACCAGGCGTATTATTCGATGCTGCTTTTCTAGTGATAACATTTTGATTCTTGTGCTGATTAAGGTTTCGAACTGCTGAGTTAGCCACCTCAAACTGCATCAAAAAAACATAGGATGTCTAGACAAAAGAACATAAAGcttaaaaggttaaatatagTAATCTGATTAACAATTTTCGATGGTTAACTCAGCATGAGTAAGCATGGAAAATTCCCAGAACTTGACTGTACTAACGAAATATTCCTAGTGAAGTATGCAGACTGTGTAAAGAAATACGGCATCTACTAGTTCCTTAAAGAGCCCGAATCTAATTAGCATTTTTCAACTGttaacaaaatcaaaagcagTAATCAGGACACACCTTAGCAACATCAGTCATGCCATTTAAATCATGCTCTGCCCGAGAAGTAATCTTCTTTAGCAGAGAATCATGTTGGACTCTCTCAGCTACATTTTTTGAAGTAGACATTTTTTCATTGTGAACCACAGAAGGGTTGTCCATATCCATATTCCAAGGCCCATTAATGGCATCCATGAAGTCATTAGTAAAATGATCATTCTTCTTATTCTGCTTCTCTGATTCAGCATCGCTGCTGTTTCTGGAAGCCTCTACTCGACCACCATCAAACAGATTTTTATTCCTGTTATTTTGAACTTCGGGCTCTGAAGGTTCTTCGGTCATTTCAAAGCCATTTACATTTACAACTTCCTGTACATACTCCTGTTCTTCGAAACTGATAGGAAAGACATCCCTGCAACACAATTTGCATAGAGATGattaaccaaaagaaaaatgcaTGCGTGCATACACACACAAATTACATCTTTTGGCCCTATGCAGGTGAAAGTAATTTAGCCTACATAAAATAAGTATAACAAACCTCGAGAACCATTGAGAAATGATCGGTGCATAAGGAAGCAGGTGGAAGTATTCAACAACAGGAGAGTGCATCCATCTGGAGGAAACCTTTTGCAATAATGGTCCTCGCAAGCTAATAATACAAGAAGCTTCATCAGCAAtttagaatgaatttttttaacaaaaaaggaaacatgcacagaaaaaaaaaagttcggGCACTCCCTCTCTGGTGGGTGACAAAATTATTTCTTAACCAGAAAACATACATCATCTTACAAGCATTGACTAGAACCAAACCTGTCAAATACGTCCTTAATAGGAATCCAACGAGCTTTTGCTGCTCGAACGCACTGCATGATATAAAAGCGAGTGGCGGTCTTGTCTTTACTCAAAGAACGTACAAGATGGCTTTCAATAATGTTAAGATCGCTTTGACTGATCACTGCCCAATTTAGCACAAACATTAGCATTTATATATGCTACACACACTGGAAACACATTCAAATAGAAATAATTCTCTCTTAATACATTTCCTCCATGTAACTTAAACTCGACTGTGAGTGTTGGATACAACTccgttaaatttttttcaaagtttttataTATGCTACACACACTGGAAACACatttaaatagaaataattcTCTCTGAATACATTTCCTCCATGTAACTTAAACTCGACTGTGAGTGTTGGATACAACTccgttaattttttttcaaagtttttccatatatttggaGGGTCCTTTGAGGGTCATAACCCCCAACAAACTAGACTGCTTGGTCAAATAAGCAGAACACAAGAGAATCCTAATTTTTCAAGGCTTCGATAAATGCAACCACtcagaattcaaaattttaatattagtcACAATAAAAGGCTAACATCACCATCTTTACACTAACTACCAGAAAATgcaaatttaagtatttattcaacattaacataAAATGGTAGTGGCTTACCATTCTTTGTTGCTTCTTTAACAGCTGAGAAAGCAATTTGCTGGAAACAACATTCATTAGCATCCAATTCA
The window above is part of the Gossypium raimondii isolate GPD5lz chromosome 9, ASM2569854v1, whole genome shotgun sequence genome. Proteins encoded here:
- the LOC105800418 gene encoding uncharacterized protein LOC105800418, whose amino-acid sequence is MAISSVCPTEDAVQAFLEHLVDPLLPSKYAVRETPSLATQELVAKQVHAVVLLYNYFLRKRHPDLRYLDFENFCKWALVLKPNLKSHMKLMVRTDDTELSEVESQFSLLEKAIQDACVISRSLDALSAKGLPVSKVSILLTDLSKENCILLDGSITRGVHSLIEKDVNESCYSPDCSIESKYMSKRKKVPNKRARDELDANECCFQQIAFSAVKEATKNVISQSDLNIIESHLVRSLSKDKTATRFYIMQCVRAAKARWIPIKDVFDSLRGPLLQKVSSRWMHSPVVEYFHLLPYAPIISQWFSRDVFPISFEEQEYVQEVVNVNGFEMTEEPSEPEVQNNRNKNLFDGGRVEASRNSSDAESEKQNKKNDHFTNDFMDAINGPWNMDMDNPSVVHNEKMSTSKNVAERVQHDSLLKKITSRAEHDLNGMTDVAKFEVANSAVRNLNQHKNQNVITRKAASNNTPGQAGILMGNHASVICESNSKCSAKLHNAIASKDHVLSKTALRVLLNKRDKLVLQLRKIGDEIAQCDKKMQTILNGGEDDLELKLDLVIEGCNDACPESTGEERTSKDYEDPCWAQCKKRSRSSEEASSKHNPCQELDGICKDKNWVLPTYQVFPSDGGYQAKVTVKGTNFESLSLGDACPKPHEARSSAATTMLAKLLDHV